One segment of Polypterus senegalus isolate Bchr_013 unplaced genomic scaffold, ASM1683550v1 scaffold_3818, whole genome shotgun sequence DNA contains the following:
- the si:ch211-198p11.6 gene encoding keratin-associated protein 5-10, with protein MASVTPSLSALQIVSVSGLSLPLPAIVLIAVAAYLLLVLLILWLRQCIQSRGLCPASCDCEKACRCGLCDCCLACAELCDCKMPSLRSCLNGLCPRSPDCTDCCPVCDCACTFQPPDCESCNCLCFEIKMR; from the exons ATGGCA tctgtcacgcCCTCGCTGTCAGCCCTGCAGATTGTCTCCGTTTCAGGCCTTTCACTACCCCTTCCCGCCATTGTGTTGATTGCCGTGGCTGCCTATCTGCTCCTTGTTTTGCTGATCCTTTGGCTGCGCCAGTGCATCCAG TCTCGAGGCCTGTGTCCCGCCAGCTGCGACTGTGAGAAGGCCTGCCGCTGTGGACTGTGCGACTGCTGCCTGGCCTGTGCTGAGCTCTGTGACTGTAAGATGCCTTCCCTGAGGTCCTGCCTCAATGGCCTTTGCCCCAGATCTCCG GACTGCACCGACTGTTGCCCAGTTTGTGACTGTGCCTGCACCTTTCAGCCCCCTGACTGTGAGAGCTGCAACTGTCTGTGCTTTGAAATCAAGATGAGATGA
- the LOC120521268 gene encoding fructose-bisphosphate aldolase A-like: MPHEYPALSPEQKKELAEIAQKIVAPGKGILAADESTGSMAKRMQQINVENTEENRRFYRQILFSADDRMKGCIGGVIFFHETLYQKNDAGVLFPKVIKDKGIVVGIKVDKGVVPLAGTNGETTTQGLDGLSERCAQYKKDGADFAKWRCVLKITPTTPSNLAIIENANVLARYASICQQNGIVPIVEPEILPDGDHDLKRCQYVTEKVLAAVYKALSDHHVYLEGTLLKPNMVTAGHACTHKYAPQEIAMATVTALRRTVPPAVPGVTFLSGGQSEEEASINLSAINQCPLHKPWALTFSYGRALQASALKAWSGKKENAKAAQEEYMKRAMNNSQAAVGKYVSSGDQGAAAGQSLFVANHAY; the protein is encoded by the exons ATGCCACACGAATACCCAGCGCTGTCCCCAGAGCAGAAGAAGGAGCTCGCAGAAATTGCCCAGAAGATCGTCGCCCCTGGAAAGGGGATCCTGGCAGCCGATGAGTCCACCG GCAGTATGGCCAAGCGCATGCAGCAGATCAACGTGGAGAACACCGAGGAGAACCGCCGTTTCTACCGTCAGATCCTCTTCTCTGCCGACGACCGCATGAAGGGCTGCATCGGTGGGGTCATCTTTTTCCACGAGACCCTCTACCAGAAGAATGACGCTGGGGTGCTCTTCCCTAAGGTCATCAAGGACAAGGGCATTGTTGTGGGCATCAAG GTTGACAAAGGTGTTGTCCCCCTGGCTGGCACCAATGGTGAAACCACCACCCAAG GTCTGGATGGGCTCTCTGAAAGGTGCGCCCAGTACAAGAAGGATGGGGCAGACTTTGCCAAGTGGCGCTGTGTGCTGAAGATCACCCCCACCACACCTTCCAACCTGGCCATCATTGAGAATGCCAATGTCTTGGCTCGCTATGCCAGCATCTGCCAGCAG aaTGGCATCGTCCCCATTGTTGAGCCCGAGATCCTGCCCGATGGAGATCATGACTTGAAGCGCTGCCAGTATGTGACTGAGAAG GTTCTGGCTGCAGTGTACAAAGCTCTGAGTGACCACCATGTCTACCTGGAGGGCACCCTGCTCAAACCCAACATGGTGACAGCTGGCCACGCCTGCACCCACAAGTATGCCCCTCAGGAGATCGCCATGGCAACGGTGACTGCTCTGCGCCGCACTGTTCCACCTGCAGTGCCAG GAGTCACTTTCCTGTCTGGAGGTCAGAGTGAGGAGGAAGCCTCCATCAACTTGAGTGCCATCAACCAGTGCCCCCTGCACAAGCCCTGGGCCTTGACCTTCTCTTATGGTCGCGCCCTGCAGGCCTCCGCACTCAAAGCCTGGAGTGGCAAGAAGGAGAACGCTAAGGCGGCACAGGAAGAGTACATGAAGAGGGCCATG AATAACAGCCAGGCTGCCGTAGGAAAATACGTCTCTTCAGGAGACCAGGGAGCTGCTGCTGGTCAGTCCCTCTTTGTGGCCAACCATGCCTACTAA